From the genome of Scytonema hofmannii PCC 7110, one region includes:
- a CDS encoding response regulator transcription factor, whose amino-acid sequence MTNLKILLVEDDELFRLGLRMRLQQEPGIEILAEAEDGEQAVEVANRYTFDLVLLDIGLPGIGGIEACRQIKQQHPNLPVLVLTSRSEKPLIARLIEAGAQGYCLKGIPSESLILALRSVAAGASWWDRTATTEIRAAFEGNQTTVMPVKTPEQLENPLTKREQEILALVATGKSNQEIAETLYIAPGTVRVHVHAILQKLEVRDRTQAAVLAIQKGLVAPELLRN is encoded by the coding sequence ACAAATTTAAAAATATTACTTGTTGAGGATGATGAATTGTTTCGCTTGGGGCTGCGAATGCGGTTGCAGCAAGAACCAGGAATTGAAATTTTGGCTGAGGCGGAGGATGGAGAACAAGCTGTAGAGGTGGCAAATCGCTACACTTTTGACTTAGTTTTACTAGATATTGGTTTACCTGGTATTGGTGGAATAGAAGCTTGCCGTCAAATTAAGCAGCAGCACCCCAATTTACCCGTACTAGTTCTCACATCGCGTTCGGAAAAACCTTTGATTGCAAGACTAATTGAAGCGGGGGCGCAAGGTTACTGTTTAAAAGGTATTCCTTCAGAGTCTTTAATATTAGCATTGCGTTCTGTAGCAGCAGGGGCTTCTTGGTGGGATCGAACAGCAACAACAGAAATTAGGGCAGCTTTTGAAGGAAATCAGACAACGGTTATGCCTGTAAAAACTCCAGAACAATTGGAAAATCCTTTGACAAAGCGCGAACAAGAGATTTTGGCACTTGTGGCTACAGGGAAAAGCAACCAAGAAATTGCAGAAACTCTCTACATTGCCCCCGGTACGGTACGGGTTCACGTTCATGCTATTTTACAAAAATTAGAAGTTCGCGATCGCACTCAAGCCGCTGTTTTAGCGATTCAGAAAGGATTGGTTGCGCCCGAATTGCTGAGAAATTAG
- a CDS encoding DUF2281 domain-containing protein, with protein MSPEQELLTKWRSLPQDKQEEVLDFVEFLYVKNSANKTPLGERLRQIRSRIVASGKSLLDENAIEKELARRRGGIQGREE; from the coding sequence ATGAGTCCAGAACAAGAGTTATTAACAAAGTGGCGTTCCCTTCCACAAGACAAACAGGAGGAGGTTTTAGATTTTGTCGAATTTCTTTACGTGAAAAACTCTGCAAATAAAACTCCCTTAGGAGAACGGTTGCGGCAAATTCGCTCTAGAATTGTTGCTTCTGGTAAATCTTTATTAGATGAAAATGCTATCGAAAAAGAACTCGCCCGTCGGAGAGGTGGGATACAGGGTAGAGAAGAATGA
- a CDS encoding PIN domain-containing protein, whose translation MKYLEDSQRKFASSNFVKLEVSPKAIYHKQTEEAEFYEEFFSDVTYWASDLTRIVQEAYQIASQYGLAAMDALHVAAALSVGTEEFVTTEKTTKPMFKISSIEIISIFD comes from the coding sequence TTGAAATATTTAGAAGATTCTCAAAGAAAATTTGCTTCTAGTAATTTTGTCAAATTGGAGGTAAGTCCCAAAGCAATTTATCATAAACAAACTGAAGAAGCTGAATTCTATGAAGAGTTTTTTAGCGATGTTACGTACTGGGCGAGTGATTTGACTCGTATTGTTCAAGAAGCTTATCAAATTGCTTCTCAGTATGGTTTAGCAGCTATGGACGCGCTTCATGTTGCTGCGGCGTTGTCAGTTGGTACAGAGGAGTTTGTGACAACAGAGAAAACAACAAAGCCTATGTTTAAGATATCTAGTATTGAAATAATTTCTATTTTTGATTAA
- a CDS encoding Calx-beta domain-containing protein yields MAPTILNPGDLAIVGYVTNGSPDLFSFVNLVPIEADTVIYFTNNGWTSTAFQGVTSTDADGDENLIRFTANTEIAAGTVIRTTDTSPNFTWTKSGSIGAGGEYADLFLTESEDQIAVVQSTNSTNPLLSDFTPIYQIDNTGFFEDATSSSTGNVIIGLSENNKTAVLLNNTETSATFNFNALSSGTKEEWLQAIGNFANWTFGSDTSLPSGSITVSQTANPTPNNTPTADNNIVSLNEDTAYAFTTTDFKFADTDSGDTLKSVVITELPIKGQLFLDSDNDDNQGTNEAIAQNQPIQVDDFSKLKFKPAENANGDNYASFQFKVNDGKDISTSAYQMTLNVSPVNDAPTAANGTVNLIEDAVYAFSNADFNFTSIDSNDSLQAVQITQLPSAGKLFLDENNDGNQDADESLSADQIIQVDNLSQLKFKPDNNGHGDGYTSFQFKVSDGNEMSAEAYTITLNVTAVNDAPTAENNTVNLDEDNAYTFSAADFKFKDVDTSNTLQSVQITQLPTVGQLFLDGNNNNEQDGGEAIAQNQTILESALGNLKFKPGTDGNGDNYSNFQFKVSDGTDLSASAYTMGFNVAAVNDAPSFNIGADRSADASTGVQTVDAWATGFNPGGSTDELTQSLVAYHIVSNSNSVIFAVAPMIDATGKLTYTPAASLGKTGNAIIGVTVQDNGGTEKGGVDTSTTQFFNVTVNGNIASRDIVINEVAWMGTSADSNAEWIELYNTTNKDIDLGGWTIKSSSGGLNITIPTGAVIKGGQYFLLEGGTDETIKDIFADLVFTGTLSNAGESLTLKTPDNVAIDTANEAGDAWSAGVYATGSPNVGISMERGNPKLVDADSNWHNNNGVKRNGTDANGNPIYGTPKATNSFYIPPEVIVNLASGLTTTEEGGTTYFTVNLKTIPTADVTINLNNSNLKEGQLSANSLTFTPNNWNMPQTVTITGRDDSMVDGNIDYAIALQPTISTDPNYNNIDPEDITFINNDNDILTVQIASLKTDVSETGSNQSSFRVSRNSILDDLTVKFVVTGTANQKDYSLSTDGLSVVIPEGQSYVDVTFTAIDDAIPESEETVQFTLASSSNYKVDSSKGNVALTIAANDPVSYSLSTTTNTVTESGNQQLTFDVIRSGGIGIASTVDYAFSGTAVFDKDYNNVQFAGTPITSSGTLSFAPGEATKSITLNVVDDSDFETQDELVLTLKNPNLTAPPESSQISHPEATVSLTDNDSKSSIKIDDFTIKEGKAASVTVSLSHESYLPVTVNYKTVDGTAKAGSDYNSTGLKQLIFNPGEISKTIEVVAKRDIEFEESETFLVELSNSYNAVIEKNQAIGTISLPNMLEGTPNTDSLMGSNESDRILGYDGDDVIIGGLEGDEIDAGDGNDTVFGDLINSVADSTSYSEDIIKGGNGGDRIFGGDGDDVLYGEAGDDLIWGNDGQDRLWGGAGNDYLTGGQGNDTFVLAVEEGTDTINDFRVGEDIISLSGGLTYSALTISQILDNTFIFDNSNHEILAILSSVQATTVKADSFTIAV; encoded by the coding sequence GTGGCACCTACTATTTTGAACCCCGGCGATCTTGCTATCGTAGGTTACGTGACTAACGGTAGCCCTGACCTGTTCTCATTCGTTAACCTGGTTCCCATTGAAGCAGATACTGTAATTTATTTTACAAATAATGGTTGGACTAGTACTGCCTTTCAGGGTGTAACTTCTACTGATGCTGATGGCGACGAGAACTTAATTCGATTTACCGCAAATACTGAGATTGCGGCTGGTACAGTTATTCGCACTACAGATACTTCTCCCAATTTCACCTGGACGAAGTCAGGATCAATCGGTGCTGGTGGTGAGTATGCTGACCTTTTCTTAACTGAGTCTGAAGACCAGATAGCAGTTGTGCAGTCAACCAACAGCACAAACCCTCTATTGTCTGATTTTACTCCTATCTATCAGATTGATAATACAGGTTTTTTTGAAGATGCAACTAGCTCAAGCACTGGTAACGTTATCATAGGATTGTCTGAAAATAACAAGACAGCAGTGCTTCTCAATAACACCGAGACTTCTGCAACATTTAACTTTAATGCGCTTTCCAGTGGAACTAAGGAAGAATGGCTACAGGCTATTGGCAATTTTGCAAACTGGACATTTGGTAGCGACACGTCCTTACCCTCTGGTAGTATTACTGTTTCTCAAACTGCTAACCCAACTCCCAATAATACCCCGACTGCTGACAACAATATTGTTAGCTTGAACGAGGATACAGCTTACGCTTTTACTACTACTGATTTTAAGTTTGCTGATACTGACAGTGGAGATACACTGAAATCAGTAGTCATTACTGAACTACCAATCAAAGGTCAGTTGTTCTTGGATAGTGACAATGATGATAACCAAGGCACTAACGAAGCGATCGCACAAAACCAACCTATCCAAGTTGATGATTTCAGCAAGCTAAAGTTCAAACCTGCTGAAAACGCTAATGGCGATAACTATGCTAGCTTCCAGTTTAAGGTAAATGACGGCAAAGACATCAGCACCTCAGCCTACCAAATGACGCTGAATGTGTCTCCTGTCAACGATGCTCCTACTGCTGCCAACGGGACTGTCAATCTCATCGAAGATGCTGTCTACGCTTTTAGCAACGCTGACTTTAACTTTACAAGTATTGACAGTAATGATTCACTGCAAGCAGTGCAAATTACCCAACTGCCTAGTGCAGGTAAGTTGTTCTTAGACGAAAACAATGATGGTAACCAAGATGCTGATGAATCCCTCAGTGCAGACCAGATTATACAAGTCGATAACCTCAGCCAACTGAAGTTTAAACCTGACAATAATGGTCACGGCGACGGCTACACCAGTTTCCAATTTAAGGTGAGTGATGGCAACGAGATGAGCGCTGAAGCGTACACGATAACGTTGAATGTGACTGCTGTTAACGATGCGCCGACTGCTGAGAACAACACTGTTAACCTGGACGAGGATAATGCCTACACCTTTAGTGCTGCTGACTTCAAATTTAAGGATGTTGACACTAGTAATACGCTGCAATCGGTACAAATTACGCAACTACCTACTGTAGGTCAGTTGTTCTTGGATGGCAACAATAACAACGAACAAGATGGTGGTGAAGCCATTGCTCAAAACCAAACTATACTAGAGTCTGCATTGGGTAACCTGAAGTTTAAACCAGGGACTGACGGTAACGGCGACAATTACTCTAACTTCCAGTTTAAAGTCAGTGATGGTACGGACTTAAGCGCTTCAGCATATACCATGGGATTTAACGTTGCTGCGGTCAACGATGCTCCTAGTTTTAATATTGGAGCAGATCGAAGTGCAGATGCTTCTACAGGAGTGCAAACTGTTGATGCTTGGGCAACAGGATTCAATCCGGGCGGTAGTACTGATGAATTAACTCAAAGTCTTGTTGCTTACCATATTGTCAGCAACAGCAATTCTGTGATATTTGCAGTTGCTCCTATGATTGATGCGACGGGCAAACTCACCTATACTCCTGCTGCTAGTTTGGGTAAAACGGGTAATGCCATTATTGGTGTGACAGTTCAAGACAATGGAGGTACGGAAAAGGGTGGGGTAGATACTTCAACAACTCAATTTTTCAATGTTACTGTCAATGGCAACATTGCTTCTAGGGATATTGTCATTAATGAAGTTGCATGGATGGGAACCAGTGCAGATAGTAACGCTGAATGGATCGAACTCTACAACACGACAAATAAAGACATTGATTTAGGCGGTTGGACGATCAAATCTAGCAGTGGCGGTCTGAATATTACTATTCCTACAGGAGCAGTCATTAAAGGGGGTCAATATTTCTTACTTGAAGGTGGTACTGATGAGACCATAAAAGATATTTTTGCTGACTTGGTCTTTACAGGAACGCTGAGTAATGCTGGAGAATCCCTGACCCTCAAAACACCAGATAATGTTGCTATCGATACTGCTAATGAAGCTGGTGATGCATGGTCTGCAGGAGTTTATGCAACGGGTTCTCCTAATGTTGGTATCAGTATGGAACGAGGCAATCCTAAACTTGTTGATGCTGATAGTAATTGGCACAACAATAATGGTGTGAAGCGTAATGGGACTGATGCGAATGGCAACCCGATCTATGGAACTCCAAAAGCCACAAATTCATTTTATATTCCGCCTGAAGTCATCGTCAATTTAGCATCTGGGTTGACAACGACAGAAGAAGGCGGGACAACATATTTTACCGTGAATTTGAAGACAATTCCGACTGCTGATGTCACTATTAACTTGAATAATTCTAATTTAAAAGAAGGACAACTTTCTGCAAACTCTTTGACCTTCACGCCTAATAATTGGAATATGCCACAAACTGTCACTATTACCGGGCGAGATGACAGTATGGTTGATGGGAATATTGACTACGCGATCGCACTGCAACCAACCATAAGTACCGATCCAAATTACAACAATATTGATCCTGAAGATATCACTTTCATTAATAATGATAACGATATCTTAACTGTTCAAATCGCCTCTTTAAAAACCGATGTCAGCGAAACGGGATCGAATCAGAGTTCTTTCCGCGTCAGTCGCAATAGCATCCTTGATGATTTAACAGTCAAGTTTGTTGTTACTGGCACTGCCAATCAAAAAGATTACTCTCTTTCTACTGATGGATTATCAGTTGTGATTCCTGAAGGGCAAAGTTATGTTGATGTCACTTTTACGGCAATTGATGATGCTATTCCTGAATCAGAAGAAACAGTGCAATTTACTTTAGCTTCAAGTAGCAATTATAAAGTAGATTCAAGTAAAGGCAATGTAGCGCTAACAATTGCTGCCAATGATCCTGTTTCCTACAGCCTTTCTACAACAACAAACACTGTGACAGAAAGCGGGAATCAACAACTGACTTTTGATGTGATTCGCAGTGGCGGTATTGGGATAGCAAGTACTGTAGACTATGCCTTTAGTGGAACGGCAGTTTTTGACAAGGATTACAACAACGTACAATTTGCCGGGACTCCAATTACCTCAAGTGGAACTTTAAGCTTTGCACCAGGAGAAGCAACAAAGAGTATTACACTGAATGTTGTTGATGACAGCGATTTTGAAACCCAAGATGAACTCGTACTTACGCTTAAAAACCCCAATCTAACTGCACCACCAGAAAGTTCCCAAATTAGTCACCCAGAAGCAACTGTTTCTCTTACTGATAATGATTCTAAATCTAGCATTAAGATCGACGATTTCACTATCAAAGAAGGTAAAGCAGCCTCGGTTACAGTTAGTCTTTCTCATGAAAGTTATCTGCCAGTTACGGTAAACTACAAAACTGTTGATGGAACAGCTAAAGCGGGAAGCGATTATAATAGTACTGGATTAAAACAACTGATTTTTAACCCAGGGGAAATTAGTAAAACTATTGAGGTTGTAGCAAAACGCGATATTGAGTTTGAAGAATCAGAAACATTCTTGGTGGAACTTAGCAATTCCTACAATGCTGTTATTGAGAAGAACCAAGCTATCGGTACTATTAGTCTTCCGAATATGCTTGAGGGTACACCTAATACTGATTCTTTAATGGGAAGCAATGAAAGCGATCGCATTCTTGGTTACGATGGTGATGATGTCATTATTGGTGGATTGGAAGGCGATGAAATTGATGCTGGTGATGGCAATGACACTGTATTTGGTGACTTGATTAATAGTGTCGCTGATAGCACTTCTTACTCAGAAGATATCATCAAAGGTGGTAATGGTGGCGATCGCATTTTTGGTGGTGATGGGGATGATGTGCTCTATGGTGAGGCTGGTGATGACTTAATTTGGGGTAACGACGGACAAGATCGACTTTGGGGTGGTGCTGGAAACGATTACCTGACAGGCGGTCAAGGAAATGATACCTTTGTTTTGGCTGTAGAGGAAGGAACTGATACTATCAACGACTTTCGTGTAGGAGAGGATATCATTAGTTTATCTGGAGGTTTGACGTATTCTGCTTTGACTATCAGTCAAATCCTTGACAACACCTTTATTTTTGACAATTCCAACCACGAAATTCTGGCAATCTTAAGTAGTGTTCAAGCCACAACTGTCAAAGCTGACTCTTTCACGATTGCAGTTTAA
- a CDS encoding papain fold toxin domain-containing protein encodes MKEKNIRGRRIKLDTPRLTKADGYIIDDSLPPGTDAIATNGHHEGVEISVNGEKRVFDNFLRDEFPNGVPTEQWENNLVFDSKINLGTKFKQKGYQF; translated from the coding sequence ATAAAAGAGAAAAACATTCGTGGAAGACGGATTAAACTTGATACACCAAGACTAACAAAAGCTGATGGTTATATAATTGATGATAGCCTCCCACCCGGAACAGATGCTATTGCAACGAACGGTCATCATGAAGGAGTTGAGATTAGTGTAAATGGAGAAAAAAGGGTTTTTGATAACTTTCTTCGTGATGAATTTCCAAATGGAGTTCCAACTGAACAGTGGGAGAACAATTTAGTATTTGACAGTAAAATAAATTTAGGAACAAAATTCAAGCAAAAAGGATACCAATTTTAA
- a CDS encoding DUF349 domain-containing protein has protein sequence MSYANSLFCPKSKQYAQPTPNQNALDYWEQLKETLQPTFDTINSQLTEHQRLLKEKAALAKTAHASERERQKLLERLQNLELTLDLWKAQANRVRDLPLEDVAYHLGLHQDNKAQHKWKGSERIISIIGTRFYDFTGNQKGGGGATDLVMHVLGCGFQEAVLWLQDQFGESVICIGNKV, from the coding sequence ATGTCATACGCGAACTCTCTTTTTTGTCCAAAGTCCAAGCAATATGCCCAACCAACACCCAATCAAAACGCTCTCGATTATTGGGAGCAGCTCAAAGAAACTTTACAACCGACTTTTGACACTATCAACTCCCAATTAACAGAACACCAGCGATTGCTCAAAGAAAAAGCCGCACTCGCCAAAACCGCTCATGCTTCCGAACGAGAAAGACAGAAGTTACTTGAGCGCCTGCAAAATCTTGAATTGACCTTGGATTTATGGAAAGCCCAAGCAAACAGAGTCCGCGACTTACCTTTGGAAGATGTTGCTTACCATTTGGGACTCCATCAGGATAATAAAGCCCAGCACAAGTGGAAGGGTAGCGAGCGCATTATCAGTATTATTGGCACGCGATTCTACGACTTTACGGGAAACCAAAAGGGTGGGGGCGGTGCTACCGATTTGGTGATGCACGTTTTGGGTTGCGGTTTCCAAGAAGCAGTGCTCTGGTTGCAAGACCAGTTTGGGGAATCGGTAATATGTATCGGAAACAAAGTATAA
- a CDS encoding mechanosensitive ion channel family protein, giving the protein MNFSGILENLNQFEEVAQPVLIKIGIFLLFLLLSFLIGRSTPFFIRLLIGQFFPKQLTRVYEKLIHPVKNLVKLASTLILISLSFNWIEEYQAVYNFINPFIDLAVIISVAWLVSRLFRQFLLVYGIDLLRKFGREVDELLLVFETLANVIIGFFAVLAFAKNRFDLIGLVTGLGIAGVAVAFAAQKTLEQLLGTIVLYLDRPFVPGEYIRLQRSQQIPEGLFGRVESIGLRSTKIRTAAKSTLFIVPNSILANLEIENITRGKKVMVLLYIDFLKFLEEREQALVQQVISKSTNSLFGIDPGSTNITLTDDSENMTTHARVTFFILGSSDNSIQLRKRLLELAHEKISKQLHNYGIAFKMQEPTIYVESPVTI; this is encoded by the coding sequence ATGAATTTTTCAGGAATTCTTGAAAATCTTAATCAATTTGAAGAAGTTGCTCAACCAGTCCTCATTAAAATAGGAATATTTCTACTGTTTTTACTGTTATCTTTTCTCATAGGAAGATCTACTCCTTTTTTTATAAGATTGCTGATCGGACAATTCTTTCCAAAACAACTGACAAGAGTTTATGAAAAATTAATTCACCCTGTTAAAAACCTAGTCAAACTTGCCAGTACATTAATTTTAATTTCTTTATCTTTCAATTGGATTGAAGAGTACCAAGCTGTCTATAACTTTATTAACCCTTTTATTGATTTAGCCGTCATTATTAGCGTTGCTTGGCTAGTCTCCCGTTTATTTCGTCAATTTCTCCTTGTTTATGGAATAGACTTACTCCGGAAGTTTGGTCGGGAAGTTGATGAGCTACTATTGGTATTTGAGACTTTAGCAAATGTGATTATTGGCTTTTTTGCCGTTCTCGCTTTTGCCAAGAACCGATTTGACTTAATTGGCTTAGTGACAGGCTTGGGAATTGCGGGAGTAGCGGTTGCCTTTGCCGCGCAAAAGACTTTAGAGCAACTGCTCGGAACTATTGTATTGTATTTAGATCGCCCCTTTGTTCCTGGTGAATACATTCGCTTACAGCGTTCTCAACAAATTCCTGAAGGTCTCTTTGGTCGAGTTGAATCCATTGGTTTACGCTCTACCAAGATTCGTACAGCAGCAAAAAGCACGCTTTTTATTGTACCAAATTCTATATTAGCAAATTTAGAAATTGAAAATATTACTAGAGGAAAGAAGGTAATGGTCTTACTTTATATCGATTTTTTAAAGTTTTTAGAAGAACGAGAGCAAGCACTAGTGCAACAAGTCATTTCCAAGAGTACTAACTCTTTATTTGGAATTGACCCAGGCAGTACCAATATTACCTTAACAGACGATTCTGAAAATATGACAACCCATGCTAGAGTCACATTTTTTATATTAGGTTCCAGTGACAATTCAATCCAATTAAGAAAGAGGTTGTTGGAGTTAGCACATGAGAAAATTTCCAAGCAACTTCACAATTATGGAATTGCATTTAAAATGCAAGAACCGACTATCTACGTAGAATCTCCTGTCACAATATAA
- a CDS encoding mechanosensitive ion channel family protein, whose amino-acid sequence MLDSLLEVLSNDRRLEVGTLGVIGLLAFISGGFMLPLVSLCTASFARSQLARFTAFKERIAYQKVVKPYEGWLVVAFGLFLTDIFAIALPDSKWSRLIEIPIGLALTITVSWLGSQFFKYFFDFYLLEAAIKSGRKVNSELLIVTKLFANTIIVVIAILLFAQTHQINIFGILASLGVGGLAIAFAAQKILEQLLGGVVIYLDRPFVIDDYIGLPDGTFGRVESIGLRSTKIRTSGKGTVMIVPNSSLTQVNIENFTGAKKVMAIIYLNFYRVIENEEQALIRQVILESTVDIFGIDTRSTDVIFKDLQEQVGQPSKLKTTKRTQAQITFFILGSGEVSMELRRQLLALANQSLTQRLKEYGIAFDIGDPTIYVDSPITI is encoded by the coding sequence GTGCTAGATTCCTTGCTTGAAGTTTTGAGTAACGATAGGAGATTAGAAGTCGGCACTTTAGGAGTGATTGGATTGTTGGCTTTCATCAGTGGTGGCTTCATGTTACCTCTAGTGAGTTTGTGTACTGCCAGTTTTGCACGATCGCAACTAGCTCGTTTTACTGCTTTCAAAGAAAGAATTGCTTATCAAAAAGTCGTCAAGCCTTATGAAGGTTGGCTGGTAGTTGCCTTTGGTCTTTTTCTGACCGATATCTTTGCAATTGCATTACCAGATTCTAAGTGGTCTAGGCTTATAGAAATTCCTATCGGATTAGCCTTAACTATTACTGTCAGCTGGTTAGGCTCTCAATTCTTCAAGTATTTTTTTGATTTTTATTTGTTAGAAGCAGCCATTAAAAGTGGACGAAAAGTTAATAGTGAGTTACTGATTGTTACTAAGTTATTCGCGAATACGATTATTGTAGTTATAGCAATTCTTCTTTTTGCTCAAACTCATCAAATTAATATTTTTGGAATATTAGCTAGTTTAGGAGTTGGTGGTCTTGCTATTGCCTTTGCGGCCCAGAAAATACTAGAACAACTATTAGGTGGTGTAGTGATTTATCTGGATCGTCCCTTTGTTATTGATGACTATATTGGCTTACCGGATGGAACTTTTGGACGAGTTGAATCAATAGGCTTGCGTTCCACTAAAATTCGCACATCTGGTAAAGGTACGGTAATGATTGTCCCTAACAGTTCACTAACCCAGGTTAACATTGAAAACTTCACTGGCGCGAAGAAAGTTATGGCAATTATTTATTTAAACTTTTATCGGGTGATCGAGAATGAAGAACAAGCTTTGATTCGCCAGGTTATCCTTGAAAGTACAGTTGATATCTTTGGCATTGATACGCGTAGCACGGATGTCATTTTTAAAGATTTGCAAGAGCAAGTAGGGCAGCCTTCTAAGCTTAAAACCACAAAGAGAACGCAGGCACAAATTACCTTTTTTATCTTAGGTTCTGGTGAAGTTTCCATGGAACTGCGGCGTCAACTTCTCGCTCTTGCCAATCAAAGTCTTACCCAACGCTTAAAGGAATACGGTATTGCCTTTGATATTGGCGATCCCACTATCTATGTTGATTCTCCTATTACAATTTAA
- a CDS encoding TIM-barrel domain-containing protein has protein sequence MLNIIREFLHLRYRLLPYFYTLAWEATLTGHSPVRPLFWMEPDRQNLWNIEDAFLLGNALLVYPIVEEGATSRKATLPKGYWYNFWNDALIEGGKQIEMAAPLEKIPLLVKAGSILPMEVEERLILHIYPPEEGNCKGQVYQDIPLKNTRFWFEDICK, from the coding sequence GTGCTCAATATTATTCGAGAATTCTTGCACCTGCGCTATCGACTGTTGCCTTACTTCTACACCTTAGCGTGGGAAGCGACTCTTACTGGACATTCCCCCGTGCGACCTCTGTTCTGGATGGAGCCCGATCGTCAAAACCTGTGGAATATTGAAGATGCTTTTTTGTTAGGCAATGCACTCTTAGTTTACCCAATTGTAGAAGAAGGAGCGACTTCACGCAAAGCGACTTTACCGAAAGGATACTGGTACAACTTCTGGAACGATGCTTTGATAGAAGGAGGAAAGCAAATTGAGATGGCAGCACCTTTAGAAAAAATACCTCTGCTAGTAAAGGCAGGTAGTATCCTTCCAATGGAAGTGGAAGAAAGGTTAATTCTCCATATCTATCCTCCAGAGGAAGGAAATTGTAAAGGTCAGGTATACCAAGATATTCCACTAAAGAACACTCGCTTCTGGTTTGAAGATATATGTAAATAG
- a CDS encoding DedA family protein yields the protein MDKSKQWFKKYGGIAVFFGRLIPAIRTLISVPAGFEEMPFLLFLAYSTVGTLLWVGLLSYAGFALGQNYQLVKKYLSPISIIVVVLLVLGLGIWFIHRRKKRKKRKN from the coding sequence ATTGATAAGTCCAAGCAGTGGTTCAAGAAATATGGAGGAATTGCTGTGTTTTTCGGTCGCCTCATTCCTGCTATTCGTACTTTGATTTCTGTTCCTGCAGGTTTTGAGGAGATGCCATTTCTACTCTTCCTAGCCTACTCAACAGTTGGTACTCTTTTATGGGTAGGACTATTAAGTTATGCAGGCTTTGCGTTAGGGCAGAATTATCAACTGGTGAAAAAATATCTTAGTCCTATTTCCATAATTGTGGTGGTGTTACTCGTTCTCGGTTTGGGAATTTGGTTCATCCATCGCCGCAAAAAAAGGAAAAAGCGCAAAAATTAA
- a CDS encoding DedA family protein — MVEWITNVISSLGYLGIGVLMTIEGFFPPLPSELILSLAGFSVTQGKLSSLLWVVVAGTIGSVIGVLPWYYISKLVGEQRLREWIDKHGKWLRLSGKDIDRMNHWFGKYGRRAVLFGRLVPTIRTYISIPAGIEAMPLLHFLLYSVVGISLWVGLLAYAGYVLGQNYQLVKKFLSFIVLVIIAAIVIVYGSRFIMHRMRKQAGKSRR; from the coding sequence ATGGTTGAGTGGATTACTAACGTTATTTCTTCCCTTGGTTATCTAGGAATCGGTGTATTGATGACGATAGAAGGCTTTTTCCCACCCTTACCCTCCGAGTTGATTCTGTCCTTAGCAGGATTTAGTGTCACTCAGGGGAAGTTAAGCAGTTTACTTTGGGTAGTTGTGGCAGGGACAATAGGCTCTGTAATAGGTGTTCTCCCCTGGTATTATATTAGCAAGCTTGTGGGTGAACAACGGTTGAGAGAGTGGATAGACAAACATGGTAAGTGGCTGAGGTTATCTGGTAAGGACATTGACAGAATGAACCATTGGTTTGGAAAATATGGACGAAGGGCGGTGTTATTTGGTCGGCTTGTTCCAACCATTCGCACCTACATTTCTATCCCTGCAGGTATAGAAGCGATGCCTTTGCTGCATTTCTTACTCTATTCCGTAGTAGGTATTTCCTTGTGGGTGGGACTTTTAGCATACGCAGGCTATGTACTGGGACAAAATTACCAACTGGTGAAAAAGTTCTTGAGCTTCATTGTTCTGGTTATAATTGCAGCAATCGTAATTGTTTATGGAAGTAGGTTCATCATGCATCGGATGCGTAAGCAAGCAGGAAAGAGCAGACGCTAA